The following proteins are encoded in a genomic region of Amblyraja radiata isolate CabotCenter1 chromosome 19, sAmbRad1.1.pri, whole genome shotgun sequence:
- the LOC116983680 gene encoding cat eye syndrome critical region protein 2 isoform X2 produces MSEGCPSSTVSVGEIRSWWEIPAIAHFCSLFRTAFGLPDFEIEELEEALLMNDIDFLDDLITCLLQGCYQRRDITPDTCDMYLEDIIKHRWELEEGRANPLKKTKFTELPARLRVELLHRLCDYRLDADDVFDLLKGLDADNLRVEPLGEDAIGSTYWYFYGTRLYKEGPPLSQDRNRPEEMENGKLNSSDYRLVHLKPKKRGRPSKRKKLEDIYLATMSESMLVTREMPPVEDSRQETKSPDPTRPPGSSGNWELVCQTEEEWRRLTADLQSNSSVKERQLQATLTEDFLPEICNMIAHKEKQLQKKLSEIAPRRISDRLTLKRMQQEEEEKISAIAKVEEQKRREEEAERQLLLAVQRKEQEQLVEEERRREFEERVKAVEGRAKRRKMREERAWLLSQGKELPPELMNLEPFVPIKKDKKAKDLFELDEDYVAMYKVLDTVKAHKDSWPFLEPVDESYAPNYYDIIETPMDLSTIERKLNEKQYNVKEEFVADMKVMFEDCLEYNGEGNEYTKMAEALDRCFNKSMLKHFPAEDADSDEEFNLRWDDKDKKERRRSKPSRFGKEAAETSSRFSEEAVKKQSQQTNGEVHGPAADAGRDHMLHGPPLRTMELVNGQSFPVAASSYKGMSCAESPSQLYQLQGQQRSPVPCMFGSRTAAEPAYRYCSPRDPRMTDQVRQQLHHQFIMQHQVNLNDQQGPQMLGPKNKPSYVGPVHGPSLGPRPPSVPPGTVAALPPQEGSMYPSQPFQPGYTTQRLESPAHQPPPPDFAHRHVYNPYGHLNGPCRGPRPVWNNNSGGGSVERTLAPTGKNQLVGPSQPSLSQHHPFSQMVEQNLMRASVPLNHWPNQPGHLPHNGPPVYPRLPNASQATGSPRMPPPFLRSPPPHQGLHVDSMLSSPEMIAMQQLSAPVCPPAEHTAPYLPGPCATAVQPAAVQQHASNVPAHKPPLDTSARPSTETEMPKTVSETQEKVPMKKSGSPPAKQQSETAPSPPETGPSCARLPDSSTADGTELGRSGSPTNGLVSIKTEEEETSTAGLGDASRSVAKAGREQRKSNADSKKGAAKSRVKNNKKLGARAGRGRKNKCVRDDEERAQGDEPAPVAQGMPGPRHYPDPSDHGTVSGLLKMAEESGAGKNSGANPGVMGMLMHPQYGHSPDYTVTGQYSMAHGCRPFGRGMAPPQTFPNRQTFPNPNFPQQLPPGIYPAYQHQVQCYPYHGSQQQMPGPYHQYQHAHYYPYGQGQGYPAEDWPQTLSPTAHQLQPPTHMAVHNGKLSLQAADASTDTHALQEAVNGSSKDSKNTMAGASGVSHSVKDEKADKEQERAESPKEILDLDSHNAAAKRQSAQPVSASGLIYRRHGLHPGLQGPHALLPHSPVYPAQSPALFNANPHPSPRPPHSMLGPTRHQLNGQQQGRMHGQPYSRPDHRLGQYHSMMMQHHALKPHDDAYSMREMPGQEQAYQKSGSGTEMGKAVEQK; encoded by the exons GGTCTAGATGCTGATAACCTGCGCGTTGAACCCTTGGGAGAAGACGCCATTGGATCGACCTACTGGTACTTCTATGGCACTCGCTTATACAAGGAGGGACCGCCCTTGTCACAGGACAGGAATCGGCCAGAAGAAAT GGAAAATGGCAAACTAAACAGTTCTGATTATAGACTTGTACATCTGAAGCCCAAAAAGAGAGGCCGGCCATCAAAGCGGAAAAAATTAGAAGATATTTATTTAGCGACCATGAG cgaATCCATGCTTGTAACTAGGGAGATGCCGCCTGTAGAAGACTCGCGACAAGAAACCAAAAGTCCCG atccgACGAGACCTCCTGGTAGCTCTGGCAACTGGGAGCTGGTGTGTCAGACTGAGGAGGAGTGGAGGAGACTAACGGCTGACCTCCAGAGTAACTCTTCTGTGAAGGAACGGCAGCTGCAAGCAACACTCACGGAAGATTTCctccctgaaatctgcaacatgatTGCTCACAAG gagaaacagctgcagAAGAAGCTGTCTGAAATAGCTCCCAGGAGAATATCTGACCGCCTGACCCTCAAACGCATGCAGCAGGAAGAGGAG GAGAAAATATCTGCGATTGCGAAGGTGGAGGAGCAGAAGCGGAGAGAGGAGGAAGCGGAACGTCAACTCCTGTTGGCCGTGCAGAGGAAGGAACAGGAGCaactggtggaggaggagaggaggagggagtttGAAGAGCGAGTCAAAGCTGTGGAAG GTCGTGCCAAAAGGAGGAAGATGAGGGAGGAGAGAGCCTGGTTACTTTCTCAGGGAAAAGAGCTGCCTCCTGAACTTATGAACCTGGAGCCATTCGTGCCGATTAAGAAAGATAAGAAGGCAAAAGATTT GTTCGAATTGGACGAAGATTACGTGGCCATGTACAAAG TCCTAGATACTGTTAAAGCACACAAGGATTCATGGCCGTTCCTCGAACCTGTCGATGAATCGTATGCCCCGAACTACTACGACATCATTGAA ACACCAATGGACCTATCGACCATTGAAAGAAAACTCAATGAGAAACAGTATAACGTGAAAGAAGAATTTGTGGCTGATATGAAGGTCATGTTTGAAGATTGTCTGGAGTATAATGGTGAAGGAAATG AATACACAAAGATGGCCGAGGCTCTGGACAGGTGCTTCAACAAGTCGATGTTGAAACACTTTCCCGCAGAAGATGCGGACAGCGACGAGGAGTTTAACCTGCGCTGGGACGACAAGGACAAGAAGGAGCGCAGGCGgagcaagcccagccgcttcggAAAAGAAGCGGCTGAAACGTCGAGTAGATTTAGCGAGGAGGCCGTGAAGAAGCAGTCGCAGCAGACTAATGGTGAGGTGCACGGCCCCGCGGCTGATGCAGGCCGCGACCACATGCTACACGGGCCTCCCTTACGCACAATGGAGCTGGTAAATGGGCAGAGTTTCCCAGTGGCCGCATCCTCCTACAAGGGAATGTCCTGCGCTGAATCACCAAGCCAATTGTATCAGCTTCAAGGCCAGCAA AGATCGCCGGTGCCGTGCATGTTTGGCTCGCGGACGGCAGCAGAGCCTGCGTACCGGTACTGCTCGCCACGGGACCCACGGATGACTGACCAAGTTCGGCAGCAGTTGCACCACCAGTTCATAATGCAG CACCAGGTGAACCTGAATGACCAGCAAGGACCGCAGATGCTGGGCCCCAAAAACAAGCCCAGCTACGTCGGGCCAGTTCATGGGCCTTCTCTTGGCCCTCGGCCCCCGTCAGTGCCTCCAGGAACAGTGGCTGCTCTCCCACCTCAGGAAGGCAGCATGTACCCGAGTCAACCCTTCCAGCCGGGATACACAACACAACGGCTGGAGAGTCCCGCCCACCAGCCACCACCGCCTGACTTTGCCCACAGACATGTGTACAACCCGTACGGCCATCTGAATGGACCTTGCCGCGGACCGCGTCCCGTGTGGAATAACAACAGCGGCGGTGGCTCCGTGGAAAGAACTTTAGCGCCGACTGGCAAAAATCAGCTGGTCGGCCCGAGCCAACCCTCTCTGTCTCAGCATCACCCCTTTTCCCAGATGGTGGAGCAGAACCTGATGAGGGCCTCTGTGCCCCTGAACCACTGGCCCAACCAGCCAGGCCATCTACCTCACAACGGGCCCCCAGTGTACCCCCGACTCCCCAACGCTTCCCAGGCCACCGGCTCGCCCAGAATGCCCCCTCCTTTcctccgctcccctcccccccaccaaggGCTGCACGTGGACTCCATGCTCTCCAGCCCAGAGATGATAGCCATGCAGCAGCTCTCCGCTCCTGTCTGCCCACCCGCCGAGCACACCGCGCCCTACCTCCCCGGCCCCTGCGCAACAGCCGTGCAGCCTGCAGCAGTGCAGCAGCATGCATCCAACGTGCCCGCTCACAAACCACCGCTCGACACCAGTGCCCGACCATCAACGGAAACAGAGATGCCCAAAACCGTCTCCGAAACTCAAG AAAAGGTGCCAATGAAAAAAAGCGGGTCCCCCCCGGCGAAGCAGCAGTCCGAGACCGCGCCGTCGCCCCCAGAGACGGGACCGAGCTGCGCACGGCTCCCCGACAGCTCCACTGCCGACGGGACCGAGCTGGGCAGGAGCGGCAGCCCCACAAACGGCCTGGTGTCCATCAAAACGGAAGAGGAAGAAACGTCGACCGCTGGGTTGGGGGACGCGAGCCGTTCCGTCGCCAAGGCCGGGAGGGAGCAGAGAAAATCCAATGCGGATTCTAAGAAGGGGGCGGCGAAGAGCAGGGTGAAGAACAACAAGAAGCTCGGCGCCAGAGCGGGCAGAGGGAGGAAGAACAAATGTGTGAGAGACGATGAGGAACGGGCCCAGGGTGACGAGCCGGCACCGGTGGCTCAGGGCATGCCCGGCCCCCGGCACTACCCCGACCCGTCCGATCACGGCACCGTCTCCGGGCTGCTGAAGATGGCGGAGGAATCGGGAGCGGGCAAGAATAGCGGCGCCAACCCTGGCGTGATGGGCATGTTGATGCACCCACAGTACGGGCACAGCCCCGACTACACAGTGACTGGACAATACAGCATGGCACACGGCTGCAGGCCCTTCGGCAGGGGCATGGCTCCACCACAGACATTCCCAAACCGGCAAACCTTCCCCAATCCCAACTTCCCGCAGCAGTTGCCGCCTGGGATTTACCCGGCGTACCAGCATCAGGTTCAGTGTTATCCCTACCACGGCTCGCAGCAGCAGATGCCAGGTCCCTACCACCAGTACCAGCACGCCCACTACTACCCCTATGGCCAAGGGCAGGGCTACCCAGCAGAGGACTGGCCCCAGACTCTCTCCCCCACTGCCCACCAGCTCCAGCCGCCCACCCACATGGCCGTACACAACGGCAAACTGTCCCTGCAGGCCGCTGACGCCTCGACCGACACACACGCGCTGCAGGAAGCGGTGAATGGAAGCTCTAAAGACAGCAAGAACACGATGGCGGGGGCCAGCGGTGTGTCTCACTCGGTCAAGGACGAAAAGGCGGACAAGGAGCAGGAGCGAGCGGAGAGCCCGAAGGAGATCTTGGACCTGGACAGTCACAACGCTGCGGCCAAGAGACAGAGCGCGCAGCCCGTGTCCGCGTCTGGCCTGATCTACAGGCGGCACGGACTACACCCGGGTCTACAGGGCCCGCACGCactcctcccccactcacccgtCTACCCCGCACAGTCGCCGGCTCTCTTCAACGCCAACCCCCACCCGTCTCCCCGACCCCCCCACTCCATGCTGGGTCCCACCCGCCACCAGCTGAACGGGCAGCAGCAGGGACGCATGCACGGCCAGCCCTACAGCCGGCCCGACCACAGGCTGGGGCAGTACCACAGCATGATGATGCAGCACCACGCCCTGAAGCCACACGATGATGCCTACAGCATGCGAGA AATGCCTGGACAGGAGCAGGCGTATCAGAAATCAGGATCGGGAACAGAAATGGGAAAGGCAGTTGAACAGAAATGA